A stretch of Microbulbifer sp. SAOS-129_SWC DNA encodes these proteins:
- a CDS encoding phosphotransferase — translation MTQASATANNSAVEQLPIEQLTAYLTANIEGFRGPIAVEKFAGGQSNPTFKITAASGIYVLRRQPPGKLLKSAHAVDREFRVMRALADSDVPVPRVLHLCEDRALIGSMFYLMEYCEGRIFWDAALPELDNTQRSAFYEEMNRVLAALHSVDVTAVGLADFGKPGNYFARQLERWSGQYRASELHTIDAMDRLINWLGGALPADDGRATLVHGDYRLDNIVFHPTESRAIAVLDWELSTLGHPFADLAYQCMQLRMPANAGNISGLMGVDRSALGIPSEQAYVARYCERMGIEKIDNWAFYLAFSFFRLAAIVQGVAKRAHDGNASSKSAAKLGAFVEPLALMALDVIEKES, via the coding sequence ATGACACAGGCGAGTGCAACAGCGAATAACAGTGCCGTGGAGCAGCTGCCGATTGAACAGCTGACGGCATACCTGACGGCAAACATCGAGGGATTTCGCGGCCCTATCGCGGTGGAAAAATTTGCCGGCGGCCAGTCCAATCCCACCTTCAAGATCACCGCCGCTTCCGGCATTTACGTCTTGCGCCGGCAGCCGCCGGGCAAACTGCTGAAGTCCGCGCACGCAGTGGATCGCGAGTTTCGCGTGATGCGCGCGCTGGCCGATAGCGATGTGCCGGTGCCCCGTGTTCTGCACCTGTGTGAAGACCGCGCGCTGATCGGCTCCATGTTCTACCTGATGGAGTACTGCGAGGGACGCATTTTCTGGGATGCGGCGTTGCCGGAGCTGGACAACACGCAGCGCAGCGCTTTCTACGAAGAGATGAACCGGGTACTGGCGGCGCTGCACAGCGTCGACGTGACGGCGGTGGGGCTCGCGGATTTCGGCAAGCCGGGCAATTATTTCGCACGCCAGCTGGAGCGCTGGAGCGGCCAGTACCGCGCCTCGGAACTGCACACCATCGACGCGATGGACCGGCTGATCAACTGGCTCGGCGGCGCACTGCCGGCGGATGACGGTCGTGCAACCCTGGTGCATGGCGATTACCGGCTCGACAATATTGTGTTCCACCCGACCGAGAGCCGCGCCATCGCGGTGCTGGATTGGGAACTCTCCACCCTCGGTCATCCGTTTGCCGATCTTGCCTACCAGTGCATGCAGCTGCGCATGCCGGCCAATGCCGGCAATATCTCCGGCCTGATGGGGGTGGATCGCAGTGCACTGGGTATTCCATCCGAACAGGCGTATGTGGCGCGCTACTGCGAGCGCATGGGCATCGAAAAAATCGATAACTGGGCGTTTTACCTGGCGTTCAGCTTCTTCCGCCTGGCGGCGATTGTGCAGGGTGTCGCCAAGCGCGCACACGACGGCAACGCCTCCAGCAAGAGTGCGGCGAAACTCGGCGCTTTTGTGGAGCCACTGGCGTTGATGGCGCTGGATGTGATCGAAAAAGAATCTTAA
- a CDS encoding SDR family oxidoreductase: MATNLFDLTGKIALVTGASRGIGEAIARLLAEQGAHVLVSSRKIEGCQGVADAIVAAGGKAEALPCHIGDMQEIERAFADIRERYGRLDILVNNAATNPYFGHILDTDLGAFQKTVDVNIRGYFFMSVEAGKLMREQGGGCIVNTASINALQPGVGQGIYSITKAAVVNMTKAFAKECAPFNIRVNALLPGLTKTKFAGALFSHEEIYNTAIDHIPLHRHAEPEEMAGTVLYLVSNASSYTTGECVVVDGGMTSCGGI, translated from the coding sequence ATGGCGACCAATCTGTTTGACCTGACCGGAAAAATTGCCCTGGTGACCGGCGCCAGCCGCGGTATCGGTGAGGCCATCGCCAGACTGCTGGCGGAGCAGGGCGCCCATGTGCTGGTGTCCAGCCGTAAAATCGAAGGCTGCCAGGGGGTGGCAGACGCCATTGTCGCGGCCGGGGGCAAGGCCGAGGCGCTGCCGTGCCATATTGGCGATATGCAGGAGATTGAACGAGCGTTTGCCGATATCCGCGAGAGATATGGGCGCCTCGATATCCTGGTCAACAACGCTGCCACCAACCCCTACTTCGGGCATATCCTGGACACGGATCTGGGCGCTTTCCAGAAGACCGTGGATGTGAATATCCGCGGCTACTTCTTCATGTCGGTGGAAGCGGGCAAATTGATGCGCGAGCAGGGCGGCGGCTGTATCGTCAATACCGCCTCGATCAATGCGCTGCAGCCGGGCGTCGGCCAGGGTATTTACTCGATTACCAAGGCGGCGGTGGTCAATATGACCAAAGCCTTCGCCAAGGAGTGTGCGCCGTTCAATATCCGCGTCAATGCGCTGTTGCCGGGGCTCACCAAGACCAAGTTTGCCGGGGCACTGTTTTCCCACGAGGAAATCTACAATACCGCGATCGATCATATTCCGCTGCACCGCCATGCGGAGCCGGAGGAAATGGCCGGCACGGTGCTCTACCTGGTTTCCAATGCCTCCAGCTACACCACCGGCGAATGTGTGGTGGTGGACGGCGGTATGACTTCCTGCGGGGGAATCTGA
- a CDS encoding SDR family NAD(P)-dependent oxidoreductase: MRDPILDFDGQVALITGAASGFGCLLARELGARGARLILGDINTAALDKVAGELVEAGYEVRAQRCDVSVERDCATLVALAEKEFGSLDIAVNNAGVAPPLMPLEQTSEAELDRQYNVNLKGVFFGLKYQLPLMKQRGTGTILNVSSMAGLGATPKGVSYSAAKHAVIGVTKTAAVENAKHGVRVNAICPFFTLTPMVTEMDTHGASADEFQTFLASGCPMKRLAQPEEVVTAMLMLLSPRLTYVTGQALAVDGGLSAF, translated from the coding sequence ATGCGTGATCCGATACTCGATTTTGATGGCCAGGTGGCACTGATTACCGGTGCGGCCAGCGGTTTCGGTTGCCTGCTGGCGCGGGAGCTGGGCGCGCGTGGTGCGCGCCTGATACTCGGCGACATCAATACCGCGGCGCTGGATAAAGTGGCGGGCGAACTGGTAGAGGCCGGCTACGAGGTGCGCGCACAGCGCTGCGATGTGTCGGTGGAGCGCGACTGCGCAACACTGGTGGCGCTGGCAGAAAAGGAATTCGGCAGCCTGGATATTGCCGTCAACAATGCCGGGGTGGCGCCGCCGCTGATGCCGCTGGAACAGACCAGCGAAGCGGAGCTCGACCGCCAGTACAACGTCAACCTGAAAGGCGTGTTTTTCGGGCTCAAGTATCAGCTGCCGCTGATGAAACAGCGCGGCACCGGCACGATTCTGAATGTCTCGTCGATGGCCGGGCTCGGCGCTACGCCCAAGGGGGTGTCTTACTCCGCGGCCAAGCACGCGGTGATCGGGGTGACCAAGACCGCCGCGGTGGAAAATGCCAAACACGGCGTGCGTGTCAATGCCATCTGCCCTTTCTTTACCCTGACACCGATGGTGACGGAGATGGATACGCACGGTGCCAGTGCGGACGAGTTCCAGACCTTCCTGGCTTCGGGCTGCCCGATGAAGCGCCTCGCGCAGCCGGAGGAAGTGGTGACCGCGATGCTGATGCTGTTGTCGCCGCGCCTGACTTATGTCACTGGCCAGGCGCTGGCAGTGGACGGTGGGCTATCGGCCTTCTGA
- a CDS encoding NADPH:quinone oxidoreductase family protein codes for MRALICVEYGTAEQLQIGEHQLRPLKASEVRIDVRAAGINFPDALIIAGKYQVKPPLPFVPGGECAGVVSAVGDAVKNFKVGDRVIAMPGMAAFAEQVQVDENLLVPMPDNLTFEQAAGFCITYATSYYALKQRAGLQPGETLVVLGAAGGVGVTAIQLGKALGARVIACASTPEKLAFCRDVGADELVNYCSEDLKERIKALTDGRGADVIFDPVGGDFTEAAYRSIAWSGRYLVIGFASGDIPRLPMNLPLLKAGDIMGIFWGSWAQREPKANLQNFSELLQMVEEGRLKPLTTEVYHFEEYVQAFASITERRARGKVILTLSQRG; via the coding sequence ATGCGCGCATTGATCTGTGTCGAATACGGAACCGCGGAGCAGTTGCAGATTGGTGAACACCAGTTGCGCCCGCTGAAAGCCAGCGAGGTGCGCATCGACGTGCGCGCCGCGGGAATCAATTTCCCGGATGCGCTGATTATCGCCGGCAAATACCAGGTCAAGCCGCCGCTGCCGTTTGTGCCCGGTGGCGAGTGTGCCGGTGTGGTCAGCGCGGTCGGCGACGCGGTGAAAAACTTCAAGGTGGGGGACCGGGTGATTGCCATGCCGGGCATGGCGGCGTTTGCCGAGCAGGTACAGGTGGATGAAAACCTGCTGGTACCGATGCCGGATAACCTCACCTTCGAACAGGCCGCCGGTTTCTGTATCACCTATGCCACCTCCTACTATGCGCTGAAACAGCGTGCAGGCCTGCAGCCGGGGGAAACCCTCGTGGTACTGGGGGCGGCCGGCGGCGTCGGTGTAACCGCGATACAGCTGGGCAAGGCGCTCGGTGCGCGGGTGATCGCCTGTGCATCCACCCCGGAGAAGCTGGCGTTCTGCCGCGATGTCGGGGCCGATGAGCTGGTAAATTACTGCAGTGAGGATCTCAAGGAGCGTATCAAGGCGCTGACGGACGGGCGCGGTGCCGATGTGATTTTCGATCCGGTGGGCGGTGACTTTACCGAGGCCGCTTATCGCTCCATCGCCTGGAGCGGGCGCTACCTGGTGATCGGTTTTGCTTCCGGCGATATTCCCCGGTTACCGATGAACCTGCCGTTGCTGAAGGCGGGGGACATTATGGGGATATTTTGGGGCAGCTGGGCGCAGCGGGAACCGAAGGCCAACCTGCAGAATTTTTCCGAGCTGCTGCAGATGGTCGAAGAGGGCAGGCTGAAGCCGTTGACCACAGAGGTTTATCACTTCGAGGAATATGTGCAGGCGTTTGCGTCGATTACCGAGCGCCGCGCGCGCGGTAAGGTGATTCTTACTTTAAGCCAGCGCGGATAG
- a CDS encoding sigma factor-like helix-turn-helix DNA-binding protein has protein sequence MLSRKEIQHLSDEALLDYYHSTRNLKAFRQLYARHKDSLYRYCSQMCAASAAGVLEELWRSLLERPPQLCGRLLRSWLFIRLNKLLRNCTDTDNREPAPALVDDTLLCGIQQLPRIQRNVLLLHLECELPLATVADIESISLAACRDHYHRGREHLDEILHGPKRQPWRIEEVEVTV, from the coding sequence ATGTTGTCCCGGAAAGAAATTCAGCACCTGAGTGACGAGGCGTTACTCGACTATTACCACTCGACGCGCAACCTGAAAGCATTCCGCCAGCTCTATGCGCGCCACAAAGACAGCCTCTACCGATACTGCAGCCAGATGTGCGCGGCCAGCGCGGCCGGCGTACTCGAGGAACTCTGGCGCAGCCTGCTCGAGCGTCCGCCGCAACTTTGCGGTCGCCTGCTTCGCAGCTGGCTGTTCATTCGCCTGAATAAATTACTGCGTAATTGCACTGACACCGACAACAGGGAACCCGCACCAGCACTGGTCGACGACACGTTGCTGTGCGGTATCCAGCAGCTGCCGCGCATCCAGCGCAATGTGCTGTTGCTGCACCTAGAGTGCGAATTGCCGCTGGCCACGGTGGCCGACATCGAAAGTATTTCCCTCGCTGCCTGCCGCGACCACTATCATCGCGGTCGCGAGCACCTGGACGAAATCCTGCACGGCCCCAAACGGCAACCCTGGCGAATTGAGGAAGTGGAGGTAACAGTATGA
- a CDS encoding DUF6116 family protein, whose product MKKALPSALVGWFLNYATKLEHPLLFKWISVIFLVNLFIPDPVPFVDELLLGLFTLYLGRRKKAPPPREWAAADRGGDTETNSREKRKL is encoded by the coding sequence ATGAAGAAAGCACTCCCCAGCGCACTCGTTGGCTGGTTCCTGAATTACGCCACCAAGCTGGAACACCCGCTGCTCTTCAAGTGGATCAGCGTCATCTTCCTGGTAAACCTGTTTATTCCGGACCCGGTACCCTTCGTGGACGAATTGCTGCTGGGGCTGTTTACCCTCTATCTGGGGCGCCGGAAAAAAGCCCCGCCGCCCAGGGAGTGGGCAGCGGCAGATCGCGGCGGGGACACAGAAACCAATTCGCGGGAAAAGCGAAAGCTCTGA
- the dinB gene encoding DNA polymerase IV, which yields MRKIIHCDCDCFYASVEMRDDPNLRGRPLAVGGASDRRGVISTCNYEARRYGVRSAMPSAQAKKLCPDLIVVPGNMKKYREIGAQIRDIFLEFTDFIEPLSLDEAYLDVTDSGHCRGSATLIATEIRRRVHEELGITISAGVAPNKFLAKIASDWHKPDGLTVITPDQVNAFVLRLPVAKIHGVGRVTAEKLLRQGIRTCADLRHFSQIELTRDYGKFGNRLYQLCRGIDDRPVSGDGARKSASVEHTFSEDLTTYSDWQEQLTELYVRLLERLENLDDRYEVSGAGVKVKYGDFSTMTQERTSQAARISEFKHLLQQCWNKRPEPIRLLGVGVKLKDLRAELGPEQLPLPLPLPDPGIHSLSA from the coding sequence ATGCGAAAGATCATCCACTGCGATTGCGACTGTTTCTACGCATCGGTCGAAATGCGCGACGACCCCAACCTGCGCGGTCGCCCATTGGCCGTGGGCGGCGCCAGCGACCGGCGCGGGGTCATCTCCACCTGCAACTACGAGGCGCGCCGCTACGGTGTGCGCTCGGCCATGCCCAGCGCCCAGGCAAAAAAACTCTGCCCTGACTTGATTGTAGTACCGGGTAACATGAAAAAATATCGGGAGATCGGCGCGCAGATCCGGGATATCTTCCTGGAATTCACCGATTTCATAGAACCCCTGTCTCTCGATGAAGCGTACCTGGATGTCACCGACAGCGGCCACTGCCGCGGCAGCGCCACCCTGATCGCCACCGAAATCCGCCGTCGCGTGCATGAGGAACTCGGCATCACCATCTCCGCCGGTGTCGCTCCCAACAAGTTTCTCGCCAAGATCGCCAGCGACTGGCACAAGCCCGATGGCCTCACGGTCATCACTCCCGACCAGGTAAACGCATTTGTGCTCAGGCTGCCGGTGGCGAAGATTCACGGCGTTGGCCGCGTGACAGCGGAGAAGCTGCTACGCCAGGGTATCCGCACCTGCGCCGACCTGCGTCACTTCTCACAGATCGAGCTGACACGGGACTACGGCAAATTCGGCAACCGCCTGTACCAGCTGTGCCGCGGCATCGACGATCGCCCGGTCAGCGGCGACGGCGCGCGCAAGAGCGCGAGCGTGGAACACACATTCAGCGAGGATCTCACCACATACAGCGACTGGCAGGAACAACTCACCGAGCTCTATGTGCGCCTGCTGGAGCGCCTGGAAAACCTCGACGACCGCTATGAGGTCAGCGGCGCGGGCGTAAAAGTGAAATACGGCGACTTCTCCACCATGACGCAGGAACGCACCAGCCAGGCCGCCCGCATTTCCGAATTCAAACACCTGCTGCAACAGTGTTGGAACAAGCGTCCGGAACCGATCCGCCTGCTCGGAGTCGGCGTAAAACTCAAGGATTTGCGCGCCGAACTGGGTCCGGAACAACTGCCGCTGCCGCTGCCCCTGCCCGACCCGGGAATCCACAGCCTGTCTGCTTAA
- a CDS encoding carboxymuconolactone decarboxylase family protein — MSLIPLVESPAEDRVTVIFTEIEEELGAVPSLFRAHAQHPALLEANWQMYRAVMLSGCLSAQLKEGMALAISADNHCDYGIYHHSATLQGLGVDPKEVLRIRTDPEHVHYSAKEHALFDLARHANSAPSDHGERLVIAARKLGARDDEIIEALGVMELISGFNHFADLLGLEPQRDR; from the coding sequence ATGAGCCTGATTCCATTGGTGGAGAGCCCGGCGGAGGATCGGGTAACGGTGATTTTTACCGAGATCGAGGAGGAGCTGGGGGCCGTGCCGAGCCTGTTTCGCGCCCACGCGCAACACCCGGCCCTGCTCGAAGCCAACTGGCAAATGTACCGGGCGGTGATGTTGAGCGGCTGCCTGTCGGCCCAGCTGAAAGAGGGCATGGCACTGGCGATTTCCGCCGACAACCACTGCGATTACGGTATCTACCACCACAGCGCCACACTGCAGGGCCTCGGAGTCGATCCGAAAGAGGTTTTGCGAATCCGTACGGATCCTGAGCATGTGCACTATTCGGCCAAGGAACACGCTCTGTTCGATCTCGCCCGCCACGCCAACTCTGCCCCCAGCGACCACGGCGAGCGGCTGGTCATTGCCGCGCGCAAGCTGGGCGCCCGGGATGACGAAATCATCGAGGCCCTGGGGGTCATGGAGTTGATATCGGGCTTCAACCACTTCGCCGACCTGTTGGGGCTGGAACCCCAGCGCGACAGGTAG
- a CDS encoding DUF1328 domain-containing protein: MLRWAIICLVIALIAAFFGFGGVASTAASIAKVLFFVFLALFVLALIFGRRGPPS, translated from the coding sequence ATGTTGCGCTGGGCTATTATCTGTCTCGTTATTGCGCTGATCGCGGCCTTCTTCGGCTTCGGCGGCGTAGCATCCACGGCAGCGAGCATTGCCAAGGTGCTCTTCTTCGTCTTCCTGGCACTCTTCGTGCTGGCCCTGATCTTCGGCCGCCGCGGCCCGCCGAGCTGA
- a CDS encoding polysaccharide deacetylase family protein yields the protein MKTLRVLLRRTLAIALLSIPAETLANDDKKIALTFDDGPTPGATEALLDELDRLQIKATFFPAGNAVKQFPAQANAIIKAGHAIDGQSRRATPPRMELAGPAARREVAGAAKILREMGYRDSLAFRAPLSLLPRPQGQSADSRDAGAGNWNLLPESDTEMTDAEEVADYVADNAFPGAVLLLHPMYGQRRQVLNALPLISEKLRARGYEFTTLSDLLPRHAS from the coding sequence ATGAAGACCCTCCGCGTTCTGCTGCGCCGCACGCTGGCGATTGCACTACTGAGCATCCCCGCCGAAACACTGGCCAACGACGACAAGAAAATCGCCCTGACCTTCGACGATGGCCCCACACCGGGCGCCACCGAGGCACTGCTCGACGAGCTGGACCGCCTGCAGATAAAGGCCACTTTTTTCCCGGCCGGCAATGCGGTCAAACAATTCCCGGCACAGGCCAACGCCATTATCAAAGCCGGCCACGCGATTGATGGCCAGAGCCGCCGCGCAACACCCCCGCGCATGGAACTCGCGGGACCGGCAGCCAGGCGCGAGGTTGCCGGCGCCGCGAAAATCCTGCGCGAGATGGGCTATCGCGATTCGCTCGCATTCCGGGCGCCGCTGAGCCTGTTACCACGGCCCCAGGGGCAGAGTGCCGACAGCCGTGACGCCGGTGCCGGCAACTGGAACCTGCTGCCAGAATCCGATACCGAAATGACGGATGCCGAGGAAGTGGCGGACTATGTAGCCGACAATGCGTTTCCCGGCGCCGTGTTGCTGCTGCACCCGATGTACGGCCAGCGCCGCCAGGTCCTGAACGCCCTGCCACTGATCAGTGAAAAACTGCGCGCGCGCGGCTACGAGTTCACCACCCTATCCGACCTGTTGCCGCGCCACGCCAGCTGA
- the fdxA gene encoding ferredoxin FdxA has product MTFVIGENCIKCKYTDCVEVCPVDCFYEGPNFLVIHPDECIDCALCEPECPANAIFSEDEVPEDQQQFIELNAELAEVWPNITEQKDPLPDAAEWDGKKGKLDQLER; this is encoded by the coding sequence ATGACATTCGTAATTGGGGAAAACTGCATCAAGTGCAAATACACCGACTGTGTGGAAGTCTGCCCAGTGGACTGCTTCTATGAGGGCCCCAACTTCCTGGTGATCCACCCGGACGAATGCATCGACTGCGCCCTGTGCGAGCCGGAGTGCCCGGCCAACGCCATCTTCTCCGAAGACGAGGTACCCGAGGATCAGCAGCAGTTTATCGAGCTGAACGCGGAGCTGGCCGAGGTGTGGCCGAATATCACCGAACAGAAAGACCCACTGCCCGACGCCGCCGAATGGGACGGTAAGAAGGGTAAGCTCGACCAGCTGGAACGCTGA
- the mutS gene encoding DNA mismatch repair protein MutS: protein MPKIADRAKAQKPEHTPMMQQYLRIKAQHPQELVFYRMGDFYELFHDDAKRASELLDVTLTARGKSGGEPIPMAGIPYHAAEGYLARLIKQGVSVAICEQIGDPATSKGPVERKVVRIVTPGTVTDEALLNERRDNLLAAAALVGDQYGLALLDLATGRFVVQEMDSVEALAEQVQRHSPAELLVAEELALPADIERRAGLRRRAPWEFELETALRLLNQQFGTLNLEAFGCSHMHAAVTAAGCLLQYARDTQRTELPHIRSLQTESSDDTVALDGASRRNLEIDLNLSGGDDNTLLSVFDSCKTAMGSRLLRRWLNNPLRQLTTLTNRQDAVAALVDGYRFEPLRDALKPVGDMERILGRLALRSARPRDLARLGQSLSQFPEIQRELADTESVLLKELLREIGEWPETVELLERALVDNPPVVIRDGGVIAEGYDDELDELRSISENAGDYLVQLEVREKERTGIPTLKVGYNRVHGYFIEISRGQSDKAPADYIRRQTLKNAERFITPELKEFEDKALSAKSRALTREKALYEALITKLNEFLAQLQTAAAAVSQLDVLACLAERADNLRLCRPQLGTEPGLHITAGRHPVVEQVLDDPFVANDIELRDDRRMLVITGPNMGGKSTYMRQTALIALLAHCGSYVPADEARIGLLDRIFTRIGSADDLAGGRSTFMVEMTETANILRNASAHSLVLMDEIGRGTSTYDGLSLAWACAHFLADQVRAFTLFATHYFELTDLPNQCPEAANIHLNATEHGDSIVFLHRIQEGPASKSYGLQVAKLAGIPNDVLVEARTRLAALESGAPATAEPAPRAVEPQPTAEPQVTAAPQTAQAPASPQQQVDLFGAPSHPAVNALEELDPDEMTPRQALEQLYALRALL from the coding sequence ATGCCAAAAATCGCCGACAGAGCCAAGGCTCAGAAACCCGAACACACTCCGATGATGCAGCAGTACCTGCGCATCAAGGCCCAGCACCCCCAGGAGCTGGTGTTCTACCGCATGGGTGACTTCTACGAGCTGTTCCATGACGACGCCAAGCGCGCCTCGGAGCTTTTGGACGTGACCCTGACCGCGCGCGGCAAGTCCGGCGGCGAGCCGATCCCGATGGCGGGCATCCCCTACCACGCGGCGGAGGGCTACCTGGCGCGGTTGATCAAGCAGGGCGTATCGGTGGCGATCTGCGAGCAGATCGGCGATCCGGCCACCAGCAAGGGACCGGTGGAGCGCAAGGTGGTGCGCATCGTCACCCCGGGCACCGTCACCGACGAGGCGCTGCTGAACGAGCGCCGCGACAACCTGCTGGCGGCAGCGGCACTGGTCGGCGACCAGTACGGCCTGGCGCTGCTGGACCTGGCCACCGGCCGCTTCGTGGTGCAGGAGATGGATTCGGTGGAGGCGCTGGCGGAGCAGGTGCAGCGCCACAGCCCGGCGGAACTATTGGTCGCAGAAGAGCTGGCGCTGCCGGCGGATATCGAGCGCCGCGCCGGCCTGCGCCGCCGCGCGCCGTGGGAGTTCGAGCTGGAAACCGCACTGCGCCTGCTGAACCAGCAGTTCGGCACCCTCAATCTCGAGGCCTTCGGCTGCAGCCATATGCACGCAGCGGTGACCGCCGCCGGCTGCCTGCTGCAGTACGCGCGCGACACCCAGCGCACCGAGCTGCCGCATATCCGCAGCCTGCAGACCGAGAGCAGCGACGATACCGTGGCCCTCGACGGCGCCAGCCGCCGCAACCTGGAGATCGACCTGAACCTGTCCGGCGGCGACGACAATACGCTGCTGTCGGTGTTCGACAGCTGCAAGACAGCCATGGGCAGCCGCCTGCTGCGCCGCTGGCTGAACAATCCGCTGCGCCAGCTCACCACGCTGACCAACCGCCAGGACGCCGTAGCCGCGCTGGTCGACGGCTACCGCTTCGAGCCGCTGCGCGACGCACTCAAGCCCGTGGGCGATATGGAGCGTATTCTCGGTCGCCTGGCCCTGCGCTCCGCGCGCCCGCGCGACCTGGCGCGCCTCGGCCAGTCGCTGAGCCAGTTTCCGGAGATCCAGCGCGAGCTGGCGGACACCGAATCGGTACTGCTGAAAGAGCTGCTGCGGGAAATCGGCGAGTGGCCGGAGACGGTCGAACTGCTCGAGCGCGCGCTGGTAGACAACCCGCCGGTGGTGATCCGCGATGGCGGTGTCATCGCCGAGGGCTATGACGATGAGCTGGACGAGCTGCGCTCGATCAGCGAGAACGCCGGCGACTACCTGGTGCAGCTGGAGGTGCGGGAAAAAGAGCGCACCGGTATCCCCACCCTAAAAGTGGGCTACAACCGCGTACACGGCTACTTTATCGAGATCAGCCGCGGCCAGAGCGACAAGGCGCCGGCGGACTATATCCGCCGCCAGACCCTGAAAAACGCCGAGCGCTTTATCACCCCGGAACTGAAAGAGTTCGAGGACAAGGCGCTGTCTGCCAAGAGCCGCGCGCTAACGCGTGAGAAAGCCCTGTACGAAGCCCTGATCACCAAACTGAACGAATTCCTCGCCCAGCTGCAAACTGCCGCCGCCGCGGTGTCACAGCTGGATGTGCTCGCCTGCCTGGCCGAGCGCGCCGACAACCTGCGCCTGTGCCGCCCGCAACTCGGCACCGAGCCCGGCCTGCATATCACTGCCGGCCGCCACCCGGTGGTGGAGCAGGTACTCGACGATCCGTTCGTCGCCAACGATATCGAACTGCGCGACGACCGCCGCATGCTGGTGATCACTGGCCCGAATATGGGCGGTAAATCCACCTACATGCGCCAGACCGCGCTGATCGCCCTGCTCGCCCACTGCGGCAGCTATGTGCCCGCGGACGAGGCCAGAATCGGCCTGCTGGACCGTATCTTCACCCGCATCGGCAGCGCCGACGACCTGGCCGGCGGCCGCTCCACCTTTATGGTGGAGATGACCGAGACGGCCAATATCCTGCGCAATGCCAGCGCCCACAGCCTGGTACTGATGGACGAGATCGGCCGCGGTACCAGCACCTACGACGGCCTGTCGCTGGCCTGGGCCTGCGCCCACTTCCTGGCCGATCAGGTGCGCGCCTTCACGCTGTTCGCCACCCACTACTTCGAGCTGACCGATCTGCCGAACCAGTGCCCGGAGGCGGCCAACATCCACCTGAACGCCACCGAGCACGGCGACAGCATCGTGTTCCTGCACCGTATCCAGGAAGGGCCGGCGTCCAAGAGCTACGGCCTGCAGGTGGCCAAGCTGGCCGGGATTCCCAACGACGTGCTCGTCGAGGCGCGCACACGGCTGGCGGCGCTGGAATCCGGCGCGCCCGCTACCGCTGAGCCCGCGCCCCGCGCCGTGGAACCGCAACCCACGGCAGAACCACAAGTTACCGCGGCCCCTCAGACCGCTCAGGCCCCGGCCTCCCCGCAACAGCAGGTAGACCTGTTCGGCGCCCCCAGTCACCCGGCCGTGAACGCGCTGGAGGAGCTGGATCCGGACGAAATGACCCCGCGGCAGGCCCTGGAGCAGCTGTACGCACTGCGGGCGCTACTGTGA